Below is a genomic region from Rhodohalobacter sp. 614A.
GCTTTGGTCACCTCAATGAAGGCGCCAATTCGCTGCATACCCAAAAGCCGATCCTGCTGGTTTTCAGCATTTGTTGATTCACCTAAAAAGTCGTCAATCTGTCTCTCGGAGAGGCGGTGGCGGTTTCGTAAAATTTCCCGGGAAAGATCCAAAAGAACGGTGTTGTATTAATGAGTTTCTGGAAAGATAATATTAAAGTCCGTGCCGAATAGAAACCAATGCCTTCAAGGAAAGTTAAATTTGATGGTTTTTTCGTTAGAAAAACCGCTCTTTTTCTCCCATCTTCTTTTTGTAAATTGCGCGCACTAATCTCAAACAATTCAAGGAAAAATGAAGGTAACCAAACATCTTGCGCTCGCAGTGATGATGGCCTTTGTATGTAGCCTGACGGCTTTTAGCCAGTCAACGCCGCAGGCATTTACAGGAGCTCACATTATCCCGATCTCCGGCGAGCCGATAAATAACGGAGTTCTCGTAGTTCAGGACGGAAAAATTGTAACTGTCGGAGATGCCGATACCCGGATTCCCCGTGGAGCAGATGTTCATGATGTATCCGGCAAAGTATTGATGCCCGGACTTGTGGACACACACTCTCACGTGGGTGAAGGAGATGGCGGGGATTATTCATCCTCATTACATCCCGACGTTCGGATTATGGACACCATCAACCCGAGAAGCAAAACCTTTCGGAAAGTGGTTGCCGGCGGGCTGACCAGTATCAATATCATGCCGGGTTCCGGACTTTTGATGAGCGGCCAAACGGTATACGTGAAACCAAAACCCGCCGATACGATCGAAGAGATGCTGATTGTGGTGGATGAAGAAACCGGAGTTTACGGGGGGTTGAAAATGGCCAACGGAACCAATCCGCTGCGATCAAACGGATCACCGGGTACACGGGCAAAATCTGCTGCGATGGTTCGTGAACTTTTTATCAAAGCGCAGGAGTATCAGAAGAAAATAGAGGAAGCTGATGGCGACCCGGATGAAATGCCGGCGCGCGATTTGCAGATGGAAACTCTTGTTGAGGTTCTTGAGGGGAAACGAATCGTTCATAACCATACCCATCGCCATGATGATATTTTAACGGCCATTCGGCTTGCCGACGAATTTGGTTACCGGCTGGTTCTTCAGCATGTGAGTGAAGCTCATAAAGTGGCAGATGAAATTGCAAAGTCCGGCGCTCAGGCATCGATTATTGCTATTGATTCTCCCGGCGGAAAACTCGAAGCCATCAATATGATCAATATAAACGGACGTGAACTCGAGGCGGCCGGGGTGGATGTTGCTTTTCATACGGATGATTCCATTGTAGATTCCCGGTTTCTAATAAGATCTGCGGCATTAGGTGTTCGTAATGGAATGAGCCGGGAAGCAGCGCTCGAAGCCCTGACATTAGCCGGCGCACGCATGATGGATATTGATGATCGTGTGGGCTCTCTTGAAGAAGGAAAAGATGCGGATTTTATTATTCTCTCCGGCGATCCGTTCAGCGTTTATACTCACGTTGAGCAAACCTGGATTGAAGGCGAAAAAGTTTTTGACCGAAGCAATCCGGAAGATCGTGAGTACGCAACCGGCGGATATGAAATTTTCCGAACCATGAACATGCATATGCACGGGGAGGGTCACTGATTATGAAAATGTTAGAGAAGAATTTTATGAAGATTAGAAACATCGTAACGGGCCTGTTTGCTTTTGCGATTGTTGTTACATCCGGTGTGATTTCCAACGCTGATGCGCAAATTGCCGTGAAAGGTGAGACCGTTTATACCGTCAGCGGATCTGCCATTCAAGACGGCGTTGTATTGGTGCGAGATGGTAAAATAGAAGCTGTTGGAAGTGCTGATGACGTAGATATTCCAGGTGATTATGACGTTCACGAAGCCAAGATTGTCACACCCGGTTTGATTGATGCGCGAACCGTTGTTGGCCTGGCAGGTTACTACAACCAGGATCACGACCAGGATCAACTTGAAACCTCAAATGCCGTTCAGCCGGAATTGCGGGCCATTGATTCATACAATGCACGGGAGTTTTTGGTGAACTTTTTGATGAAAGAAGGAATCACGACTATTCATACAGGACACGGCCCCGGAGCTGTTATCAGCGGCCAAACCATGATTGCCAAGACTTCCGGCCAAACCGTTGAAGAATCCCTGGTGGATTCATCCACAACACTCGCCGTAACATTCGGGCCAAGTGTAGAGCGGAACTTCGATTCTCCCGGTACACGAGCAAAAGCGGTTGCCGTTCTCCGGCAGGATTTAATCAAAGCGCAGGATTATGCGGAGAAAAGAGCAGCCGGAGAAGATCAGTCGCGTGACCTGAAAATGGAAGCATTGGCCGATTTGTTGGACGGCAAAATCACGGCGCTGATGTCTGCCCATACCTCTCACGATATCATGACGGCTCTGCGGATACAACGCGAATTTGGATTCCCGATGATGCTGGAAGGTGCCTCCGAAGCATACTTGGTTTTGGATGAAATCAAAGAAGCAGATATCCCGGTAATTATCCACCCGTTGATGATTCGTCCCTATGGCGAGAGTAAAAATGCGAGTATGGAAACGCCTGCAAAGTTGAAGAAGGCTGGAATTCCATTTGCATTCCAGAGTGGATATGAAGGATATGTGCCTAAAACCCGCGTAGCCAAGTTCGAAGCAGCCATTGCGGCCGCCAATGAACTGGGTTTTGATAACACACTTTATGCACTCACATTAGGTGCGGCTGAAATTCTTGGAATTGATGAACGGGTAGGCTCCCTCGAAGAAGGAAAAGATGCCGATATTGTTCTCTTTGACGGCGATCCATTTGAGTATGTCACTCATGTTGAAGGGGTCATCATCAACGGAGAAGTTGTGTACGAAGGCGAGTAATATTATTATTAGTCATTGCGAACGGAGTGAAGCCCCGAAGGGATCCCTACGGAACTTCATTTCATTCGCAATGACAAATTTAATGTAGAAATAGTCAGTATGGGTCCCTGTAACTTTTCGAAGTCCTGACAACGTTGTGAAATCCAGGAATTCAAACGATGACAGGAGTACACTTGGTTCGTGCTCTGTCAGTTACTATCGAGATGTGGTGAGCAAATCTTTTAGAATTTTTGGTAACATTTTAGAAATTCATGTATCCTATTAGAAAGTAGTTTTCATCAAGATAATAGTCGTTCACGGGTACTCGGAATTCAAAAATTATTGATAACCTCCGTTCATCAGGAAGAAGTCTTTTCAATTCTTTTATCTGTAAAAGGGAGGCAAAACTTGGTTAACTGATTGTTCGAATCATCATTACTCTATTATTTTTTTCTACTTTTGTAAAATTATACTATTTATTGGCTAAGGAGGGTATGACTATGAAAAAGAGAAAAATTATTCTCGCACTCGCAATTTTTATGATGACAGGGCTCCTGTTTTCATGTATTGAAAGTAATATTGGGACAGTCAGAAGTGACGACTCTATTCTAACTGAGAATGTAATGGCAACCGCTGCAGAACAACAATTTAGAAGAGAATCACCCGAAAAAATATATAAAGACTTTCAAGAAATGTTAAGCAAACTTGAAAGTATGAATAGGACAGAAATAGATACCATGAGTGATGAGGAGGTCCTTGAGCTGGGGAAACCATTCCTCAACGCTTTTGAAAATACAGTAAAATTCGATAGAGAAACGTTGGAAAGGTTAAGTGAAGCCACCCGTGTTATGAATGAAAATCCGAAATCGATCACCAAAAAAATGCATAGTGAAACCGTAAAGGAGGTTGAGGATATTCTTTCATCATCGGCTTCAAAGTTTGAGAAACGCACCTTTGATACAAAAGGTTTACGAGGCCACCTGACAAACATAACCGGAACAAGAGATATTATAGAGGATGTATTTGAATGTAGTGAATTTTTTAATGTGCAGGGAACTAACGTTTACCTTTACCATGGGGATGTTTTTGGACTTGCGAATGTTATCTGTCCGGCTGGTTCAACGTTCAATATCATTATCGGAACACATTATGGGCATATGATTGGTGATTCCAAAAATGGAAATATATGGATAGGATTGATGGCCGTTTTAGATGGTGGAGGATCCACAAAAAGAGCCTTTAAAGACGGGATGAATAATAATGTTATCAGTTGGTTGACGATAAGAAATTACAGTCAGAATGGTATTGTCTCTGATGGAAGCGATAACGTTTCAATATCGTGGATGACGTTCAAAAACATTGCTCCTTCATATGATGGAGAAACTAACGGTGCGATTAATTTTGAAGATTCCCAATACATTTTTGTGAGGTATAATGAGTTTGAAAATGTGGCGGCAGGTGTACTGTTTACAGACTCTGAAGGTCCTTTATAAGTGATTAATAATGAAGCATTTAACAGTGGGCGAAATTTTTTTCAATGTAATAACTGTAATGGAGCAGGCATTCGAATTAACAGAAATTCTATGGAACACACATCAGCTTATGGTAACACAAGCTTGGTAGATTTCATAAGTATTTTTAAATCAGAAGGAATAAGTAGTGATTGGATACAAGTAAATAATAATCGGGCCAGAACAAATGGTACTGGAAGTGGGATGGATACCAATGGTTCTTTTATTATGTTAGGAGATTGGGGAGGTAAATATCAGGAGGCTAAAAATAATATCGGTGTCAATCCGGGACAAGTAGGCATCGGAGCTGCAAGTGGTAATCATATAAGAGTCGAGGATAATCAGATGTACAGTCAGTTGATAGATGGCATTAGCAATGTGGCTTTTTATTCATGGAAAAATCCGATAGATGCTCCAAATTGTTCTAATCATATATATGAAAACAATATAGCTAATTGGATTTACGGAAAGCATGATCAACCAAATAATTATGGGAACCAAAATATAGCATGGTCTAATGGTAGTTGTGGCTTATCTCATCAGATCCTTCTTAGCAATACAGATGAAGACACCACTATGGGACCCGAAATTTGGAATACATGGTGATAAAGATGAAAAGAAAATTCA
It encodes:
- a CDS encoding amidohydrolase family protein; amino-acid sequence: MKVTKHLALAVMMAFVCSLTAFSQSTPQAFTGAHIIPISGEPINNGVLVVQDGKIVTVGDADTRIPRGADVHDVSGKVLMPGLVDTHSHVGEGDGGDYSSSLHPDVRIMDTINPRSKTFRKVVAGGLTSINIMPGSGLLMSGQTVYVKPKPADTIEEMLIVVDEETGVYGGLKMANGTNPLRSNGSPGTRAKSAAMVRELFIKAQEYQKKIEEADGDPDEMPARDLQMETLVEVLEGKRIVHNHTHRHDDILTAIRLADEFGYRLVLQHVSEAHKVADEIAKSGAQASIIAIDSPGGKLEAINMININGRELEAAGVDVAFHTDDSIVDSRFLIRSAALGVRNGMSREAALEALTLAGARMMDIDDRVGSLEEGKDADFIILSGDPFSVYTHVEQTWIEGEKVFDRSNPEDREYATGGYEIFRTMNMHMHGEGH
- a CDS encoding amidohydrolase family protein — its product is MKIRNIVTGLFAFAIVVTSGVISNADAQIAVKGETVYTVSGSAIQDGVVLVRDGKIEAVGSADDVDIPGDYDVHEAKIVTPGLIDARTVVGLAGYYNQDHDQDQLETSNAVQPELRAIDSYNAREFLVNFLMKEGITTIHTGHGPGAVISGQTMIAKTSGQTVEESLVDSSTTLAVTFGPSVERNFDSPGTRAKAVAVLRQDLIKAQDYAEKRAAGEDQSRDLKMEALADLLDGKITALMSAHTSHDIMTALRIQREFGFPMMLEGASEAYLVLDEIKEADIPVIIHPLMIRPYGESKNASMETPAKLKKAGIPFAFQSGYEGYVPKTRVAKFEAAIAAANELGFDNTLYALTLGAAEILGIDERVGSLEEGKDADIVLFDGDPFEYVTHVEGVIINGEVVYEGE